Proteins encoded in a region of the Deltaproteobacteria bacterium genome:
- the hpt gene encoding hypoxanthine phosphoribosyltransferase: MSEPEKKLVISQSQIEARVKELARELSRTYEGQEVVLVGVLNGVFMFLSDLVKEMTIPLKVDFVRLASYGSGSVSSGQVEMKKDVEQDLEGKHVLIVDDIADGGLTLDFLKKHLAEKKPASIRVCVLLDKKERRSVPVEIDFTGFQVDQGFLVGYGLDYNEKYRYFRDIYHLILD; encoded by the coding sequence GTGAGCGAACCTGAAAAAAAGCTCGTCATCTCTCAATCTCAAATCGAAGCCAGGGTCAAAGAACTGGCCCGGGAACTCTCCCGGACCTATGAAGGCCAGGAGGTGGTCCTGGTCGGCGTGCTCAACGGGGTGTTTATGTTTCTATCCGACCTGGTCAAGGAGATGACCATACCTCTGAAAGTGGATTTTGTCCGCCTGGCAAGCTACGGCTCAGGCAGTGTCTCCTCGGGTCAGGTCGAGATGAAAAAGGACGTGGAACAGGACCTTGAAGGCAAACACGTGCTCATCGTGGACGACATCGCGGATGGCGGATTGACCCTGGACTTCCTCAAAAAACATCTGGCTGAAAAAAAACCGGCCTCGATCAGGGTCTGCGTGCTGCTGGATAAAAAGGAGCGCCGTAGCGTTCCCGTGGAAATAGACTTCACCGGCTTCCAGGTGGACCAGGGGTTCCTGGTCGGGTACGGGCTTGATTATAACGAAAAATACAGATATTTCCGGGATATCTATCATCTCATCCTTGACTGA
- a CDS encoding succinate dehydrogenase assembly factor 2 — protein sequence MRRIEFQASRRATLELELMLDRLVQAARPSFTDDELTALKELLKLDDMTLQTALLARGPAPEGVASELWEKVLRLVAKPAP from the coding sequence ATGCGGCGGATTGAGTTCCAGGCCTCCCGCCGCGCCACCCTCGAGCTGGAACTCATGCTGGACAGGCTGGTTCAGGCCGCCCGGCCTTCCTTTACGGACGATGAATTGACCGCCCTTAAGGAGCTGCTCAAACTGGACGACATGACCCTGCAAACCGCCCTGCTGGCCAGAGGCCCGGCCCCGGAAGGGGTTGCCTCCGAGTTGTGGGAAAAGGTGCTCCGGCTCGTGGCTAAGCCCGCGCCGTAA